One part of the Vicia villosa cultivar HV-30 ecotype Madison, WI linkage group LG6, Vvil1.0, whole genome shotgun sequence genome encodes these proteins:
- the LOC131612675 gene encoding protein GIGAS CELL1, whose product MPEARDRRVTPLDVADIFTPSGSSIFQDSNPLTLPAAPSFAARPDLFVAQRTPTGRGVARARPHHAPGIQNTPPVTNHRGRIRGSSSRSILPSWYPRTPLRDITAVVRAIERRRGRIGNEEFQQTETTPFSATPLMVFSDPSSFSASGSRASKNSPNSCVKLRTPHGSKVSKILIDVMKLPQDEGESEFLTPEKKLLKSIDIVEMEVKQELMKLKRTPTAKKAEREKRVRTLMSMR is encoded by the exons ATGCCCGAAGCACGTGACCGCCGTGTCACGCCGCTCGACGTGGCTGACATTTTTACTCCCTCCGGATCCTCCATCTTCCAAGACTCCAACCCGCTCACTCTCCCAGCTGCTCCATCTTTCGCAGCAAGACCAGATCTGTTCGTTGCTCAACGAACTCCAACCGGCCGCGGAGTTGCTCGTGCGCGTCCTCACCACGCTCCGGGCATCCAGAACACTCCACCAGTCACCAATCACCGTGGGAGAATCCGTGGTAGTTCGTCGCGGAGTATTCTTCCGTCTTGGTATCCGAGAACTCCGCTgcgcgatatcaccgccgttgtTCGA GCGATTGAGAGAAGGAGGGGTAGAATCGGAAATGAGGAATTTCAGCAAACTGAGACTACACCGTTTTCCGCGACTCCGTTGATGGTTTTCTCTGATCCATCTTCATTTTCTGCTTCTGGTTCACGTGCCTCTAAGAATTCTCCAAATTCATGTGTTAAACTGCGAACTCCTCACGGTAGCAAGGTTTCTAAGATTCTCATTGACGTTATGAAACTTCCTCAAGACGAGGGAGAATCGGAGTTTCTTACTCCGGAGAAGAAGCTTCTGAAATCTATCGATATAGTTGAGATGGAAGTGAAACAAGAATTGATGAAACTGAAACGAACACCGACAGCGAAGAAGGCCGAAAGAGAGAAAAGAGTTCGCACATTGATGTCCATGAGGTGA